Proteins from one Stenotrophomonas aracearum genomic window:
- the greB gene encoding transcription elongation factor GreB: MSRWRPPAEKSTALITAQGHQRLKAELDELWRVRRPEVVKALAAAAAEGDRSENAEYTYRKKQLGEIDRRVRYLTKRLESLRVVDTVPTDPQAVFFGAWVELENVDSGDVSRYRIVGPDETDAGAGWISIDSPLARALLKKRVDDEFEVELPSGRTGFAVVAVDYRAD; this comes from the coding sequence ATGTCGCGTTGGCGTCCGCCGGCGGAAAAAAGTACGGCGCTGATCACCGCGCAGGGGCACCAGCGCCTGAAGGCCGAGCTGGACGAGCTGTGGCGGGTGCGGCGGCCGGAGGTAGTGAAAGCGCTGGCCGCTGCGGCGGCTGAGGGTGATCGCTCGGAAAATGCCGAGTACACCTACCGCAAGAAGCAGCTGGGCGAGATCGACCGTCGCGTGCGTTACCTGACCAAGCGGCTGGAATCGCTGCGCGTGGTCGACACCGTGCCGACCGATCCGCAGGCGGTGTTCTTCGGTGCATGGGTGGAGCTGGAGAACGTGGACAGCGGCGATGTGAGCCGTTACCGGATCGTAGGACCGGATGAAACCGATGCCGGCGCCGGGTGGATCAGCATCGATTCGCCGCTGGCGCGCGCGTTGTTGAAGAAGCGCGTGGACGATGAGTTCGAGGTGGAGCTGCCGAGCGGGCGGACCGGGTTTGCGGTGGTGGCGGTGGATTACCGCGCAGATTGA
- a CDS encoding DUF3025 domain-containing protein: MIDAAAPAAAGAGAEPEKVAAARRRFVAPARDEVDRGCFTHALFAGMAEYHDLLVADAWPTVLALDERLALAGKRLVAQDESLLADGQHYEQRIALGRIATRAENWHDLFNALVWARYPAIKQALNARQCERIQANGPNVRDRAQAALTQFDETGVIVRVEGPAMLHAWDRHDWQALFVEGAAAWQDGRMAVSGVIGHALMEQALLPGRLLVGKCVVVQGNDDGQAVQQVAEAIERGDLLNDPLELRPLPLMGIPGWHARQDAAFFAQIDYFRPLRDGRKYPSIQSAR, translated from the coding sequence GTGATCGACGCGGCCGCCCCTGCGGCGGCCGGAGCCGGCGCCGAGCCTGAAAAAGTGGCTGCGGCGCGGCGACGTTTTGTTGCACCCGCGCGCGATGAAGTTGATCGCGGGTGCTTCACGCATGCGCTGTTCGCCGGCATGGCGGAGTACCACGATCTGTTGGTTGCCGATGCGTGGCCGACCGTGTTGGCGCTTGATGAGCGCCTTGCGCTGGCAGGCAAGCGGCTGGTGGCGCAGGACGAGAGCCTGCTGGCCGACGGCCAGCACTACGAACAGCGCATCGCACTGGGGCGTATTGCTACGCGTGCCGAGAACTGGCACGACCTGTTCAACGCGCTGGTCTGGGCGCGCTACCCGGCAATCAAACAGGCGCTCAATGCGCGGCAGTGCGAGCGTATCCAGGCCAATGGGCCGAACGTGCGCGACCGCGCGCAGGCGGCGCTGACCCAGTTCGACGAAACCGGCGTGATCGTGCGGGTGGAGGGGCCGGCGATGCTGCATGCCTGGGATCGGCATGATTGGCAGGCGTTGTTCGTGGAGGGTGCCGCTGCATGGCAGGACGGCCGAATGGCGGTGTCGGGTGTCATCGGCCACGCACTGATGGAACAGGCACTGCTACCCGGCCGTTTGCTGGTCGGCAAGTGCGTGGTGGTGCAGGGCAACGATGACGGGCAGGCGGTGCAGCAGGTGGCCGAGGCCATCGAGAGGGGCGACCTGCTCAACGATCCGCTGGAGCTGCGGCCGTTGCCGTTGATGGGCATCCCGGGCTGGCATGCCCGCCAGGATGCGGCGTTCTTCGCGCAGATCGACTATTTCCGGCCGTTGCGGGACGGCAGGAAGTACCCGTCGATTCAATCTGCGCGGTAA
- the rimO gene encoding 30S ribosomal protein S12 methylthiotransferase RimO, giving the protein MSQLNPKVGFVSLGCPKALVDSERILTQLRAEGYDIVPSYDSADVVVVNTCGFIDSAVTESLDAIGEAMNANGKVIVTGCLGKRPEEIRKAYPDVLAVSGPQDYTSVMEAVHAALPPKHDPFVDLVPDYGIKLTPRHYAYLKISEGCNHHCSFCIIPSMRGKLVSRPVDEVLREAERLVRGGVKELLVVSQDTSAYGVDVKYAERMWRDKAYQTRMKSLCEGLSELDAWTRMHYVYPYPHVDDVVPLMAENRILPYLDIPFQHATPRILKLMKRPGAVDKTLERVQRWRQLCPDITVRSTFIVGFPGETEAEFEELLSFLDEAQLDRVGAFAYSPVTGATANDLPGAVPEEVKQERLARFMARQAEISAARLEAKIGTVQQCLVDAIEDGIAVARSKADAPEIDGLVHIQNADEAKLRVGQFVNVEITESDDHDLYGDALIEANAVGRQLDLKVL; this is encoded by the coding sequence ATGTCCCAGCTGAACCCCAAAGTCGGCTTCGTCAGCCTTGGCTGCCCGAAGGCCCTTGTCGATTCCGAGCGCATCCTCACCCAGCTGCGGGCCGAGGGTTACGACATCGTTCCCTCCTACGATTCGGCCGACGTGGTGGTGGTCAACACCTGTGGCTTCATCGATTCGGCGGTGACCGAGTCGCTGGACGCGATCGGCGAGGCGATGAACGCCAACGGCAAGGTGATCGTCACCGGCTGCCTGGGCAAGCGCCCGGAAGAGATCCGCAAGGCCTATCCAGACGTGCTGGCGGTGTCCGGCCCGCAGGACTACACCAGCGTGATGGAGGCGGTGCATGCCGCGCTGCCGCCCAAGCACGACCCGTTCGTGGACCTGGTTCCGGACTACGGCATCAAGCTGACCCCGCGTCACTATGCCTATCTGAAGATTTCCGAAGGCTGCAACCACCATTGCAGCTTCTGCATCATTCCCTCGATGCGCGGCAAGCTGGTCTCGCGCCCGGTGGACGAGGTGCTGCGCGAAGCCGAGCGGCTGGTGCGCGGCGGGGTCAAGGAGCTGCTGGTGGTCTCGCAGGACACCTCGGCCTATGGCGTGGACGTGAAGTACGCCGAGCGCATGTGGCGCGACAAGGCCTACCAGACCCGCATGAAGTCGCTGTGCGAAGGGCTGTCCGAACTGGATGCCTGGACCCGCATGCACTACGTGTACCCGTATCCGCACGTGGACGACGTGGTGCCGCTGATGGCCGAGAACCGGATCCTGCCCTACCTGGACATTCCGTTCCAGCACGCCACCCCGCGCATCCTGAAGCTGATGAAGCGCCCGGGCGCGGTCGACAAGACCCTCGAGCGCGTGCAGCGCTGGCGCCAGCTGTGCCCGGACATCACCGTGCGCTCGACCTTCATCGTTGGCTTCCCCGGCGAAACCGAGGCCGAGTTCGAAGAGCTGCTGTCGTTCCTGGACGAGGCGCAGCTGGACCGCGTGGGTGCCTTCGCCTACTCGCCGGTGACGGGTGCCACCGCCAACGACCTGCCCGGCGCGGTGCCGGAAGAAGTGAAGCAGGAGCGCCTGGCGCGCTTCATGGCCCGCCAGGCGGAGATTTCCGCCGCGCGACTGGAGGCGAAGATCGGCACGGTGCAGCAGTGCCTGGTCGATGCGATTGAAGACGGCATCGCCGTGGCCCGCTCCAAGGCCGATGCGCCGGAGATCGACGGCCTGGTGCACATCCAGAACGCCGACGAGGCGAAGCTGCGAGTGGGCCAGTTCGTGAATGTGGAGATCACCGAGAGCGACGACCACGACCTTTACGGCGATGCGCTGATCGAGGCGAACGCCGTGGGCCGTCAGCTCGACCTCAAGGTGTTGTGA
- a CDS encoding dienelactone hydrolase family protein, with the protein MGEWITFDTHHGPVRAWQALPEGKPRGGLVVIQEIFGANAHIREVAEGFAAEGYAVLAPSFFDLLDGTGADPDALPYDPDGVKQGLAHVTALGMEKALEVVRAAASRLTPSGKVGTVGYCWGGSVALLAALRLGLPSVSYYGARNTQFLDEPAKAPVMFHFGAQDKSIPPEAVQAHREKLPQMATFVYPADHAFNRSVGHAYDPDSAALALQRTLDFFSEHLG; encoded by the coding sequence ATGGGTGAGTGGATTACGTTCGATACGCATCATGGCCCGGTCCGGGCCTGGCAGGCCCTGCCGGAAGGCAAGCCGCGCGGGGGCTTGGTGGTCATCCAGGAGATCTTCGGCGCCAACGCACATATCCGCGAGGTGGCAGAGGGCTTCGCCGCCGAAGGTTATGCGGTGCTGGCGCCTTCGTTCTTCGACCTGCTGGACGGCACCGGGGCCGATCCCGACGCCCTGCCCTACGACCCGGACGGGGTGAAGCAGGGCCTGGCGCATGTCACCGCGCTGGGCATGGAAAAGGCGCTGGAGGTGGTCCGCGCGGCCGCTTCGCGGCTGACCCCGTCCGGCAAGGTCGGCACGGTGGGCTACTGCTGGGGCGGCAGCGTTGCCTTGCTCGCGGCCCTGCGCCTGGGCCTGCCCTCGGTCAGCTACTACGGCGCGCGCAACACCCAGTTCCTGGATGAGCCGGCCAAGGCCCCGGTCATGTTCCACTTCGGCGCCCAGGACAAGAGCATTCCGCCCGAAGCCGTCCAGGCCCACCGCGAAAAGCTGCCGCAGATGGCCACCTTCGTCTACCCGGCCGACCACGCCTTCAATCGCAGCGTCGGACACGCGTATGATCCAGACAGCGCCGCCCTGGCGCTGCAACGCACCCTGGACTTCTTTTCGGAGCATCTTGGATGA
- a CDS encoding HIT domain-containing protein: MSDFELDSRLAANSVLVDEGPLSQVRLMNDERFPWLVLVPRVTGITEWMELSGDQQDKLRIELSRASRALKGTDGVEKINIATLGNIVPQLHFHVVGRHNGDPLWPGPVWGNGQPRKFDDAVLKEHVAMWKERLGYSPQP; this comes from the coding sequence ATGAGCGATTTTGAACTGGATTCACGCCTGGCCGCCAACAGCGTACTGGTGGACGAAGGCCCGCTGTCGCAAGTGCGGTTGATGAACGACGAACGTTTCCCCTGGCTGGTGCTGGTGCCGCGCGTGACCGGCATCACCGAATGGATGGAGCTGAGCGGCGACCAGCAGGACAAACTGCGCATTGAACTGTCCCGCGCCAGCCGGGCCCTCAAGGGCACCGACGGGGTCGAGAAGATCAACATCGCCACGCTCGGCAACATCGTGCCGCAGCTGCATTTCCATGTGGTCGGTCGGCATAACGGCGATCCGCTGTGGCCGGGCCCGGTGTGGGGCAACGGCCAGCCGCGCAAGTTCGACGACGCGGTGCTCAAAGAGCATGTCGCGATGTGGAAGGAACGGCTAGGATATTCGCCCCAGCCCTAA
- a CDS encoding LiaI-LiaF-like domain-containing protein yields MRSNLVAAIVLILVGLFLLASNLGWTNMNLGRLILTWWPVILVAVGIGLLFGRGK; encoded by the coding sequence ATGCGCTCCAACCTCGTCGCTGCCATCGTCCTGATCCTCGTCGGCCTGTTCCTGCTGGCCAGCAACCTGGGCTGGACCAACATGAACCTCGGTCGCCTGATCCTTACCTGGTGGCCGGTGATCCTGGTGGCGGTGGGGATCGGGCTGTTGTTCGGTCGCGGGAAATAA
- the dcd gene encoding dCTP deaminase: MSIKSDRWIRRMSEQHGMIEPFEAGQVKQANGQRIVSYGTSSYGYDVRCSREFKVFTNINSTIVDPKHFDPGSFVDIVGDECIIPPNSFALARTVEYFRIPRDTLVVCLGKSTYARCGIIVNVTPLEPEWEGHVTLEFSNTTPLPARIYANEGVAQMLFFQADSDDVCETSYKDRGGKYQGQTGVTLPRT; this comes from the coding sequence ATGAGCATCAAGAGTGACCGCTGGATCCGCCGCATGTCCGAACAGCACGGCATGATCGAGCCGTTCGAAGCGGGCCAGGTCAAGCAGGCCAACGGCCAGCGCATCGTCAGCTACGGCACTTCGAGCTACGGCTACGACGTGCGCTGCTCGCGCGAGTTCAAGGTGTTCACCAACATCAACTCCACGATCGTCGACCCCAAGCATTTCGACCCGGGCAGCTTCGTGGACATCGTCGGCGACGAATGCATCATTCCGCCGAACAGCTTTGCGCTGGCGCGCACCGTGGAGTATTTCCGCATTCCGCGCGACACCCTGGTGGTGTGCCTGGGCAAGAGCACCTACGCGCGCTGCGGGATCATCGTCAACGTGACCCCGCTGGAGCCGGAGTGGGAAGGCCACGTCACCCTGGAATTCAGCAACACCACGCCGCTGCCGGCGCGCATCTACGCCAACGAAGGCGTGGCGCAGATGTTGTTCTTCCAGGCCGACAGCGACGACGTCTGCGAGACCTCGTACAAGGACCGCGGTGGCAAGTACCAGGGCCAGACCGGCGTGACCCTGCCGCGCACCTGA
- the apbC gene encoding iron-sulfur cluster carrier protein ApbC, whose product MGSFPQCFSGVPAVSASPSRRPHASQVQKGLSLHPRVRNVIAVGSGKGGVGKSTTAVNLAVALAKLGARVGLLDADIYGPSVPMMLGLSGRPESPDNKSIEPLRAFGVETMSIGYLIEDETPMIWRGPMATSAMTQFFNDTLWDDLDYLLIDLPPGTGDIQLTLTQKIPLAGAVIVTTPQDIATLDAKKALKMFEKVEVPVLGIVENMAVHTCSNCGQVEHLFGDGGGERMAAQYGVPLLGSLPLDIGIREQGDVGTPITAAAPDSPAAQAYLRAAQRLVEEVAKRPRASIPILSSLL is encoded by the coding sequence ATGGGCAGCTTCCCGCAATGCTTTTCCGGAGTGCCCGCAGTGAGTGCCAGCCCGTCTCGACGTCCCCATGCCAGCCAGGTGCAGAAGGGGCTGTCCCTTCATCCGCGCGTCCGCAACGTGATCGCGGTCGGGTCGGGCAAGGGCGGGGTGGGCAAGTCCACCACGGCGGTGAACCTGGCGGTGGCGCTGGCAAAGCTCGGGGCCCGGGTCGGCCTGCTGGACGCGGACATCTACGGCCCCAGCGTGCCGATGATGCTGGGCCTGAGCGGCCGTCCGGAAAGCCCGGACAACAAGTCGATCGAGCCGCTGCGTGCGTTCGGGGTGGAGACCATGTCGATCGGCTACCTGATCGAGGACGAGACACCGATGATCTGGCGCGGCCCCATGGCGACCTCGGCCATGACCCAGTTCTTCAACGACACCCTGTGGGACGACCTGGACTACCTCCTGATCGACCTGCCGCCAGGCACCGGCGACATCCAGCTGACCCTGACCCAGAAGATTCCGCTGGCCGGCGCGGTGATCGTCACCACCCCGCAGGACATCGCCACGCTGGATGCGAAAAAGGCGCTGAAGATGTTCGAAAAGGTGGAAGTGCCGGTGCTGGGCATCGTCGAGAACATGGCCGTGCACACCTGCAGCAACTGCGGCCAGGTCGAGCACCTGTTCGGCGACGGCGGTGGCGAGCGCATGGCGGCGCAGTACGGCGTGCCGCTGCTGGGCTCGCTGCCGCTGGACATCGGCATCCGCGAACAGGGCGATGTCGGCACCCCGATCACCGCCGCCGCGCCGGACTCCCCGGCCGCGCAGGCCTACCTGCGTGCCGCGCAGCGGCTGGTGGAAGAGGTGGCCAAGCGCCCGCGCGCCAGCATCCCGATCCTGTCCTCGCTGCTCTGA
- a CDS encoding TonB-dependent receptor plug domain-containing protein, whose amino-acid sequence MMNRKSLSRNPLSFALASVLVLGASASAYAQDSASSTQTAEEAAKAKATNLEAVTVTGSRISRDVFNSVSPVQVITREETTLAGFQSTAGVLQSTAVTAGAAQINNAYGGYVTNGGPGANTVGLRGLGPTRTLILMNGRRIAPAGSRGSVGATDLNVLPDAIVDRVEVLKDGASSIYGSDAVAGVINIITKSKIDGVTFEARQTATDGGGGEERRYAIVAGKTGSSGHISGSYEYYNRDALTLNDREWTRCNTDYRRLPTGGGWGGADTIDPLTGQPKCYPITGTGSNGVTINTIGTQNLTGVAAAGARGTTFNRWRPNSAVSTGLVGFEGVGGGQTTNSNIRDTFDPRTLNRSLISGAETHTAYLQGGYDLGFMGDAEFYGELLGSRRESEQTGYRQLSLDYLRGSPLIPANLASSNFGGGVGVRAFIGFGNDKSSQKVDFFKGTAGVRGHVSDTWDYDFYLSHARSDADYTMQSFLTDRLNQSLRVVSNGAGGFSCVDPSNGCVAAPRLTSAVIGGELPRDWVNYVFRPVTGNTLYTETTANISFSGPLFSLPHGDVQAAIGAEYRRAKIDDTPSIDSINNNLYNLTSSTPTRGKDAVKEVFGELEVPVLSGVTGAEELTFNASARWTDYDSYGSDQTYKIGGLWTPVSWVSFRASYGTSYRAPALFEQFLGATSGFLSNQVDPCNTWGNDPGTPLARNCASEGLAPDFQATQSVAVIQAGGAESGLKAETSKNFTGGIVLQPETPASWGDFSLAVDYFDIKVENGVSRAGGANILDLCYNSPDFRDGGGFCRLVDARNPVNNALTVHDSYVNLANDNVRGLDYTLRYTRDIGPGALRATAQLTRFLEQSNKLFQDDPLIDYNGMLNTPDMTGTLDVVYSWDKWRVRYGLEWINAMQSYDYYELDPATSVYKFDVASYFLHSLSAEYKADTWSVIAGVRNLRNEEPPVISSGAYNRVGNAPLYSGYDYVGRTYFVNISKSF is encoded by the coding sequence ATGATGAATCGCAAGTCGCTCAGCCGTAACCCGCTGAGCTTCGCACTGGCCAGCGTGCTGGTGCTGGGAGCGTCCGCTTCCGCTTATGCGCAGGACAGCGCCAGCTCGACCCAGACCGCTGAAGAAGCGGCCAAGGCCAAGGCCACCAATCTGGAAGCCGTGACCGTTACCGGTTCGCGCATCAGCCGTGACGTGTTCAACTCGGTCTCGCCGGTCCAGGTCATCACCCGCGAAGAAACCACCCTGGCCGGCTTCCAGTCGACCGCCGGCGTGCTGCAGAGCACCGCCGTCACCGCCGGTGCCGCGCAGATCAACAACGCGTACGGCGGCTACGTCACCAACGGCGGCCCGGGCGCCAACACCGTGGGCCTGCGTGGCCTGGGTCCGACCCGCACCCTGATCCTGATGAACGGCCGCCGCATCGCACCGGCCGGCTCGCGCGGTTCGGTCGGCGCCACCGACCTGAACGTGCTGCCCGACGCCATCGTCGACCGCGTGGAAGTGCTGAAGGACGGCGCCTCGTCGATCTACGGCTCCGACGCGGTTGCCGGCGTCATCAACATCATCACCAAGAGCAAGATCGACGGCGTCACCTTCGAAGCGCGCCAGACCGCCACCGACGGTGGTGGCGGTGAAGAGCGCCGCTACGCGATCGTGGCCGGCAAGACCGGTTCCTCGGGCCACATCTCCGGCTCGTACGAGTACTACAACCGCGACGCGCTGACCCTCAACGACCGCGAATGGACCCGCTGCAACACGGACTACCGTCGCCTGCCCACCGGCGGCGGCTGGGGTGGTGCCGACACCATCGACCCGCTGACCGGCCAGCCGAAGTGCTACCCGATCACCGGCACCGGCTCCAACGGCGTCACCATCAACACCATCGGTACCCAGAACCTGACCGGCGTTGCCGCCGCAGGCGCGCGTGGCACCACCTTCAACCGCTGGCGCCCGAACTCGGCGGTCAGCACCGGCCTGGTCGGTTTTGAAGGCGTGGGCGGTGGCCAGACCACCAACAGCAACATCCGCGACACCTTCGACCCGCGCACCCTGAACCGTTCGCTGATCTCCGGTGCCGAAACCCACACCGCCTACCTGCAGGGCGGTTACGACCTGGGCTTCATGGGCGACGCCGAGTTCTACGGCGAACTGCTCGGCAGCCGCCGTGAGTCCGAACAGACCGGTTACCGCCAGCTGTCGCTGGACTACCTGCGCGGCAGCCCGCTGATCCCGGCCAACCTGGCTTCGTCGAACTTCGGCGGCGGCGTGGGCGTGCGCGCCTTCATCGGCTTCGGCAACGACAAGAGCTCGCAGAAGGTCGACTTCTTCAAGGGCACCGCGGGCGTGCGTGGCCACGTCAGCGACACCTGGGACTACGACTTCTACCTGAGCCATGCGCGCTCGGACGCCGACTACACCATGCAGTCGTTCCTGACCGACCGCCTGAACCAGAGCCTGCGCGTGGTCTCCAACGGCGCCGGTGGCTTCAGCTGCGTGGACCCGTCCAATGGCTGCGTTGCCGCACCGCGCCTGACCAGCGCCGTGATCGGCGGCGAGCTGCCGCGCGACTGGGTGAACTACGTGTTCCGCCCGGTCACCGGCAACACCCTGTACACCGAAACCACTGCCAACATCTCCTTCAGCGGCCCGCTGTTCTCGCTGCCGCACGGTGATGTCCAGGCCGCCATCGGTGCCGAGTACCGCCGCGCCAAGATCGACGACACCCCGTCGATCGATTCGATCAACAACAACCTGTACAACCTGACCTCGTCCACCCCGACCCGCGGCAAGGACGCGGTGAAGGAAGTGTTCGGCGAGTTGGAAGTGCCGGTGCTGTCGGGCGTGACCGGTGCCGAGGAGCTGACCTTCAACGCCTCCGCGCGTTGGACCGACTACGACTCCTACGGTTCGGACCAGACCTACAAGATCGGCGGCCTGTGGACCCCGGTCAGCTGGGTGTCGTTCCGTGCGTCCTACGGCACCTCGTACCGCGCTCCGGCGCTGTTCGAACAGTTCCTGGGCGCCACCAGCGGCTTCCTGAGCAACCAGGTCGACCCCTGCAACACCTGGGGCAACGACCCGGGCACCCCGCTGGCGCGCAACTGCGCCTCGGAAGGCCTGGCACCTGACTTCCAGGCCACCCAGTCGGTCGCGGTCATCCAGGCCGGCGGCGCCGAAAGCGGCCTGAAGGCGGAAACCTCGAAGAACTTCACCGGTGGCATCGTGCTGCAGCCGGAGACCCCGGCCTCGTGGGGCGACTTCTCGCTGGCCGTGGACTACTTCGACATCAAGGTCGAGAACGGCGTCTCGCGCGCCGGTGGCGCCAACATCCTGGACCTGTGCTACAACAGCCCGGACTTCCGCGATGGTGGTGGCTTCTGCCGCCTGGTGGACGCGCGCAACCCGGTCAACAACGCGCTGACCGTGCATGACAGCTACGTCAACCTGGCCAACGACAACGTGCGCGGCCTGGACTACACCCTGCGCTACACCCGCGACATCGGTCCGGGCGCCCTGCGTGCCACCGCACAGCTCACCCGCTTCCTCGAACAGTCCAACAAGCTGTTCCAGGACGATCCGCTGATCGACTACAACGGCATGCTCAACACCCCGGACATGACCGGCACGCTGGACGTGGTCTACAGCTGGGACAAGTGGCGCGTCCGCTACGGCCTGGAGTGGATCAACGCGATGCAGAGCTACGACTACTACGAACTGGACCCGGCAACCTCGGTCTACAAGTTCGACGTGGCCAGCTACTTCCTGCACTCGCTGTCGGCCGAGTACAAGGCCGACACCTGGTCGGTGATCGCTGGCGTGCGCAACCTGCGTAACGAAGAGCCGCCGGTGATCTCGTCGGGTGCGTACAACCGGGTCGGCAACGCCCCGCTGTACAGCGGCTATGACTACGTCGGCCGTACCTACTTCGTGAACATCAGCAAGAGCTTCTGA
- a CDS encoding alpha/beta hydrolase family protein yields the protein MRLKSLGLAALAIALASPLPALARPTVPTIEQMAAFPDVSSLSLSPDGKQIAGLQARGEDRVILVWKTDALDAAPTVIGAGRMKFQGVSFIKNGLLAVTLWQPFDLRTDRLNKTFISKFFITDTEGKQWKEPISPPRATSRNEELEQALSNSSVLDTLPNDPDNILVINGSGSNSGDVYKVNLRTFSAQRIQKTEERVAGYVTDLNSELRARLRQDLDGTGAYIATEFRNPATNAWEEHFRSYVKDRDITQVVGFAEDPNIAFIQSNVGRDKTVIYEYDISARRQKEVLFEHKFFNAGSVVLNRYKGVDGVPFGALLGVGYSGPRQNEIQWTDPTFKALEQGLRQALQITSSEVTLIDPATGQQATTALDTGKAIRLLDYSANLKTFLVSVSGPADPPAYYLFNNGQLTLLARTYPKLDPAALGSTRLVYYKARDGLDIPAFLTTPNTELCGAGPWKAVVHPHGGPWARDGMDFDGSMWVPLMASRCMAVLRPQFRGSADWSRKLWMAGDAEWGQKMQDDKDDGAQWMIDQKIAQPGHIAMFGFSYGGYSAFAASVRPNGLYKCAIAGAGVSDIKKIWSRFYTNPFFRQAQAKTVAGLNPLDKAGEIKIPLMVYHGDRDRTVPIEQSEWFVAKAKNSGQPVEYHAIEDYAHGPAWTRAIMGDQLKLIDDYLGKGCGGGGL from the coding sequence ATGCGTTTGAAATCCTTGGGCCTCGCCGCACTGGCGATCGCACTGGCGTCCCCGCTGCCCGCGCTGGCCAGGCCGACCGTGCCGACCATCGAACAGATGGCCGCATTCCCCGACGTCTCCAGCCTGTCCCTGTCGCCCGACGGCAAGCAGATCGCCGGCCTGCAGGCACGTGGCGAAGACCGCGTGATCCTGGTCTGGAAGACCGATGCGCTGGACGCGGCGCCGACCGTGATCGGGGCCGGCCGCATGAAATTCCAGGGCGTCAGCTTCATCAAGAACGGCCTGCTCGCGGTGACCCTGTGGCAGCCGTTCGACCTGCGCACCGACCGCCTCAACAAGACCTTCATCAGCAAGTTCTTCATCACCGACACCGAAGGCAAGCAGTGGAAGGAGCCGATCAGCCCGCCGCGCGCCACCAGCCGCAATGAAGAGCTCGAGCAGGCGCTGTCCAATTCCAGCGTGCTCGACACTCTGCCCAACGACCCGGACAACATCCTGGTGATCAACGGCTCGGGCAGCAACTCCGGCGACGTGTACAAGGTCAACCTGCGCACCTTCAGCGCGCAGCGCATCCAGAAGACCGAAGAGCGCGTGGCCGGCTACGTCACCGACCTCAACAGCGAACTGCGCGCGCGCCTGCGCCAGGACCTGGACGGCACTGGCGCCTACATCGCCACCGAGTTCCGCAACCCGGCGACCAATGCCTGGGAAGAGCACTTCCGCTCGTACGTGAAGGACCGCGACATCACCCAGGTGGTCGGCTTCGCCGAAGACCCGAACATTGCCTTCATCCAGAGCAACGTCGGTCGCGACAAGACCGTCATCTACGAATACGACATCAGCGCGCGCAGGCAGAAGGAAGTGCTGTTCGAGCACAAGTTCTTCAACGCCGGCAGCGTGGTACTGAACCGCTACAAGGGCGTGGACGGGGTCCCGTTTGGCGCGCTGCTCGGCGTCGGCTACAGCGGCCCGCGCCAGAATGAGATCCAGTGGACCGACCCGACCTTCAAGGCGCTTGAACAGGGCCTGCGCCAGGCCCTGCAGATCACCTCCAGCGAGGTGACGTTGATCGACCCGGCCACGGGTCAACAGGCCACCACCGCGCTGGACACCGGCAAGGCGATCCGCCTGCTGGATTACAGTGCCAACCTGAAGACCTTCCTGGTGTCGGTGTCCGGCCCGGCCGATCCGCCGGCCTATTACCTGTTCAACAACGGCCAGCTCACCCTGTTGGCCCGCACCTACCCGAAGCTCGATCCCGCCGCACTGGGCAGCACCCGCCTGGTCTATTACAAGGCGCGCGACGGGCTGGACATCCCTGCGTTCCTGACCACCCCGAACACCGAGCTGTGCGGTGCCGGCCCGTGGAAGGCGGTGGTGCATCCACATGGCGGCCCGTGGGCCCGCGACGGCATGGACTTCGACGGTTCGATGTGGGTGCCCCTGATGGCCTCGCGCTGCATGGCGGTACTGCGCCCGCAGTTCCGTGGCTCGGCCGACTGGAGCCGCAAGCTGTGGATGGCCGGCGACGCCGAGTGGGGCCAGAAGATGCAGGACGACAAGGACGATGGTGCCCAGTGGATGATCGACCAGAAGATCGCCCAGCCCGGCCACATCGCCATGTTCGGCTTCTCCTACGGCGGCTACTCGGCGTTCGCTGCGTCGGTGCGTCCCAATGGCCTGTACAAGTGCGCCATTGCCGGCGCCGGCGTGTCGGACATCAAGAAGATCTGGTCGCGGTTCTACACCAACCCGTTCTTCCGCCAGGCCCAGGCCAAGACCGTGGCCGGCCTGAACCCGCTGGACAAGGCCGGCGAGATCAAGATCCCGCTGATGGTTTACCACGGCGACCGCGACCGCACCGTGCCGATTGAACAGTCCGAATGGTTCGTGGCCAAGGCAAAAAACTCCGGCCAGCCGGTGGAGTACCACGCCATCGAGGACTACGCGCACGGCCCGGCCTGGACCCGCGCGATCATGGGCGACCAGCTCAAGCTGATCGACGACTACCTCGGCAAGGGCTGCGGCGGCGGCGGTCTGTAA